In the Streptomyces fradiae ATCC 10745 = DSM 40063 genome, one interval contains:
- a CDS encoding glycoside hydrolase family 44 protein gives MRLATALAPVALAGIIASGVSPPVTAASAVGPALTVDATAAGHPISPYVYGMNFADQGLAADLRLPLHRWGGNHTTRYNFRADTTNRASDWYFENIPNDNPDPGSLPNGSETDRFVERNRATGTETILTVPLLGRVAKDRSRACAFSVGKYGPQQSADPWAPDCGNGRRPDGTPITGNDPADTSVEVGPQYVTDWIDHLKSRYGGAADGGVRFYNLDNEPDLWHSTHRDVRREGVGYDELRDLTYRYAAAVKAADPGAETLGPVGWGLNSVLYSGLDQDVCGRTGCWSNPPDRAAHGGQDLGPWYLDQMRAYEREHGTRILDYFDIHLYPQQAGVHDEEAGDAATQERRLRSTRQLWDPTYVDESWINRPVRMIPRMRELVDDHYPGTKLAMTEYSWGAHGHINGALAQADVLGIFGRERMDLASLWTAPESDEPVAHAFRVYRDYDGEGGAFGETSLPAVSEDQDRLAVYAARRASDGALTVVVVNKSGTDLTSPVEIRGAGTGTAEVHRYSARHLDGIVREADQAVTAGAFTTGFPAASITHLVLPPAGGGADTEAPTAPGEPTASDVAADRVALSWPASTDDTGVTGYDVYRLDGAGPVKVAETGTTSHTVTSLKADTAYTFAVRARDAAGNVSPASPGVTVRTAAGTDRRCRIGYTVADHWPGGFTADVKITNTGGKPVDGWRLTWDFTDGQRVDQGWSAQWSQQGTTVTARDLGWNARLAPGASTTIGFTGGRAAEGPAPTAFALNGQPCGT, from the coding sequence GCCGGGCATCCCATCAGCCCGTACGTCTACGGCATGAACTTCGCCGACCAGGGCCTGGCGGCGGACCTTCGCCTGCCGCTCCACCGCTGGGGCGGCAACCACACCACCCGCTACAACTTCCGCGCCGACACCACCAACCGCGCCTCGGACTGGTACTTCGAGAACATCCCCAACGACAACCCCGACCCCGGCAGCCTGCCGAACGGCTCGGAGACGGACCGCTTCGTCGAGCGGAACCGGGCGACCGGCACCGAGACGATCCTGACCGTGCCCCTGCTCGGCCGGGTCGCCAAGGACCGGTCCAGGGCGTGCGCCTTCAGCGTGGGCAAGTACGGGCCGCAGCAGTCCGCCGACCCCTGGGCGCCGGACTGCGGCAACGGCAGGAGGCCGGACGGCACCCCCATCACCGGCAACGACCCCGCCGACACCAGCGTCGAGGTGGGGCCGCAGTACGTGACCGACTGGATCGACCACCTCAAGAGCCGCTACGGCGGCGCGGCCGACGGAGGGGTGCGGTTCTACAACCTGGACAACGAGCCGGACCTGTGGCACTCCACGCACCGCGACGTCCGCCGCGAAGGGGTGGGGTACGACGAGCTGCGCGACCTCACCTACCGGTACGCGGCGGCCGTCAAGGCCGCCGATCCCGGCGCCGAGACCCTGGGGCCGGTCGGCTGGGGACTGAACTCGGTGCTCTACTCGGGACTCGACCAGGACGTGTGCGGCCGGACGGGCTGCTGGAGCAACCCACCCGACCGGGCGGCCCACGGCGGCCAGGACCTGGGCCCGTGGTACCTGGACCAGATGCGCGCCTACGAGAGGGAGCACGGCACCCGGATCCTGGACTACTTCGACATCCACCTGTACCCACAGCAGGCGGGAGTGCACGACGAGGAGGCGGGCGACGCCGCCACGCAGGAACGAAGGCTGCGCTCCACGCGGCAGCTGTGGGACCCGACGTACGTCGACGAGAGCTGGATCAACCGCCCGGTCCGGATGATCCCCCGGATGCGCGAGCTGGTCGACGACCACTACCCCGGCACCAAGCTCGCCATGACCGAGTACAGCTGGGGTGCCCACGGACACATCAACGGCGCCCTGGCGCAGGCCGACGTCCTGGGCATCTTCGGCCGGGAGCGCATGGACCTGGCCTCGCTGTGGACCGCGCCGGAAAGCGACGAACCGGTGGCGCACGCCTTCCGCGTCTACCGCGACTACGACGGCGAGGGCGGCGCGTTCGGGGAGACCTCACTCCCCGCGGTCAGCGAGGACCAGGACCGGCTCGCCGTGTACGCGGCCCGCCGCGCCTCCGACGGCGCCCTGACCGTGGTGGTGGTCAACAAGAGCGGCACCGACCTCACCAGCCCCGTCGAGATCAGGGGCGCCGGCACCGGCACGGCCGAGGTCCACCGCTACAGCGCCCGGCACCTCGACGGCATCGTCCGCGAGGCCGACCAGGCCGTCACGGCCGGCGCGTTCACGACCGGCTTCCCCGCCGCCTCCATCACCCACCTCGTCCTGCCCCCGGCCGGAGGCGGCGCGGACACCGAGGCGCCCACCGCACCGGGCGAACCCACCGCGTCGGACGTCGCGGCCGACCGCGTCGCCCTCTCCTGGCCGGCGTCCACGGACGACACCGGCGTCACCGGCTACGACGTGTACCGGCTCGACGGCGCGGGTCCCGTCAAGGTCGCCGAGACCGGGACGACCTCCCACACCGTCACCTCGCTGAAGGCGGACACCGCGTACACCTTCGCCGTCAGGGCCCGTGACGCCGCCGGCAACGTCTCACCGGCCTCGCCCGGCGTCACCGTGCGCACGGCGGCCGGCACCGACCGGCGGTGCAGGATCGGCTACACCGTGGCCGACCACTGGCCCGGCGGGTTCACCGCCGACGTCAAGATCACCAACACCGGGGGCAAGCCGGTCGACGGCTGGCGTCTGACCTGGGACTTCACGGACGGGCAACGCGTCGACCAGGGCTGGTCCGCCCAGTGGAGCCAGCAGGGCACCACCGTCACCGCGCGGGACCTGGGGTGGAACGCGCGGCTCGCGCCGGGCGCCTCCACCACCATCGGCTTCACCGGCGGCCGCGCCGCGGAGGGCCCCGCACCCACCGCCTTCGCCCTCAACGGTCAGCCCTGCGGCACCTGA
- a CDS encoding VOC family protein translates to MALRPVQVNIKAVDAPAVGDFWAEALGWRSHRPGTTVYVGPGDTMVWPDPVAVGIDVVPVPEPKTAAKNRMHLDLATTSPSHQAELTARLRARGATPVRIGQGDVPWTVLADPEGNEFCVLEPRDVYRDTGPVAALVVDCLDPRAMARFWASALDWTPHRVTDDLAVLRSAEGTGPYLEFLRSPGAKTVPDRVHLDLMPRPGADGAAEVTRLRTLGATDLDLGQGDVPWTVLADPEGHEFCVLAPPGAAH, encoded by the coding sequence ATGGCACTGCGACCGGTTCAGGTGAACATCAAGGCGGTCGACGCCCCGGCGGTCGGCGACTTCTGGGCGGAGGCGCTCGGCTGGCGCTCCCACCGCCCCGGTACGACGGTCTACGTGGGCCCCGGCGACACCATGGTGTGGCCGGACCCGGTCGCCGTCGGGATCGACGTCGTGCCCGTCCCGGAACCCAAGACGGCGGCGAAGAACCGGATGCACCTCGACCTGGCCACGACCTCCCCGTCCCACCAGGCGGAGCTGACCGCACGCCTGCGGGCGCGCGGGGCGACGCCCGTCCGGATCGGCCAGGGCGACGTCCCGTGGACGGTCCTGGCCGACCCGGAGGGCAACGAGTTCTGCGTGCTGGAGCCCAGGGACGTCTACCGGGACACCGGGCCCGTCGCCGCCCTGGTGGTCGACTGCCTCGATCCGCGGGCCATGGCGCGCTTCTGGGCCTCGGCGCTGGACTGGACCCCGCACCGGGTGACGGACGACCTCGCGGTGCTGCGTTCGGCCGAGGGCACCGGCCCGTACCTGGAGTTCCTGCGGTCACCCGGCGCGAAGACCGTGCCGGACCGCGTGCACCTGGACCTGATGCCGCGCCCGGGCGCCGACGGGGCCGCGGAGGTGACCCGGCTGCGGACGCTCGGCGCCACCGACCTGGACCTCGGCCAGGGCGACGTCCCGTGGACCGTCCTCGCCGACCCGGAGGGCCACGAGTTCTGCGTCCTCGCCCCGCCCGGCGCGGCGCACTGA
- a CDS encoding vWA domain-containing protein, whose product MSGSQNYINHVALVLDASSSMSHLSRKVVDVADQQIAYLARRSQELDQETRVTVYVFADKVECVIYDKDVLRMPSLKQLYRVGGMTALLAATLKSQAELAQTAQLYGDHSFLTFVLTDGQENASHRAPGAPSRDPRELVGAVAGLIATQQDNWTLAVLVPDQMGKREAMQCGFPKDNIAVWDATSTQGLEEAGQVIQLATEKFMVGRAKGIRGSRAVFSTGADAVNKDTIAAAGLTPVDPSAYELLPVTRDAAIREWVVECGRTYRTGGAFYQLSKSEKVQARKRIAVLKKKTDRVYAGPEARALLGLPDVEVRVKPDHNDDFTIFVQSTSVNRKLVTGTRLLLMS is encoded by the coding sequence GTGTCCGGAAGCCAGAACTACATCAACCACGTCGCTCTCGTGCTGGACGCCAGCTCGTCCATGTCGCACCTGAGCCGCAAGGTCGTCGACGTGGCGGACCAGCAGATCGCCTACCTGGCGCGCCGGTCGCAGGAGCTCGACCAGGAGACGCGTGTCACGGTCTACGTCTTCGCCGACAAGGTGGAGTGCGTCATCTACGACAAGGACGTGCTGCGGATGCCGTCGCTGAAGCAGTTGTACCGGGTCGGAGGGATGACGGCGCTGCTGGCGGCGACGCTGAAGTCGCAAGCCGAGCTGGCGCAGACGGCCCAGCTCTACGGTGACCACAGCTTCCTGACGTTCGTCCTGACCGACGGCCAGGAGAACGCGAGCCACCGCGCCCCCGGCGCGCCGAGCAGGGACCCGCGCGAGCTGGTGGGCGCCGTGGCGGGGTTGATCGCCACTCAGCAGGACAACTGGACGCTGGCCGTCCTGGTGCCGGACCAGATGGGCAAGCGCGAGGCCATGCAGTGCGGCTTCCCGAAGGACAACATCGCCGTCTGGGACGCCACGAGCACCCAGGGGCTGGAGGAGGCCGGGCAGGTCATCCAGCTGGCCACGGAGAAGTTCATGGTGGGGCGCGCCAAGGGCATCCGGGGGTCGCGTGCGGTGTTCTCCACCGGTGCGGACGCGGTCAACAAGGACACCATCGCGGCGGCCGGTCTCACTCCGGTGGACCCCTCCGCGTACGAGCTGCTTCCGGTGACGCGGGACGCGGCGATCCGGGAGTGGGTCGTCGAGTGCGGGCGGACCTACCGGACGGGCGGCGCGTTCTACCAGCTGAGCAAGTCGGAGAAGGTGCAGGCGCGCAAGCGGATAGCGGTGCTGAAGAAGAAGACGGACCGGGTGTACGCGGGACCCGAGGCACGTGCGCTGCTGGGCCTTCCGGACGTGGAGGTCCGCGTCAAGCCGGACCACAACGACGACTTCACGATCTTCGTGCAGAGCACCAGTGTGAACCGGAAGCTCGTGACCGGTACGCGGCTGCTGCTGATGAGCTGA
- a CDS encoding MBL fold metallo-hydrolase, which yields MFFVDTLELEGLGNRSYLAGGAGGAVVVDPPRDVDRVIAAAARRGVRIALVAETHVHNDYITGGLELARLTGARYLVPAAATVAYARVPVADGDTFPVDEGLVLRAIATPGHTPHHTSYVLEDGGRAGAAFTGGSLLIGTVGRPDLVEPRLTERLARAQHASAHRLADELDDDVPVHPTHGFGSFCSSAQSEGDATTIGRERRHNDALTRDVDAFVADLLAGLDDVPAYYAHMGPANAAGPAPVDLTPPRPADAEEIAARLAAGEWVVDLRNRVAFAEGHVAGAFNFEGEEKLATYLAWLVPWGKPVTLLAETSGQVADAQRELARVGIDRPAAAATGDPAAWVREGERLASFPRARFADLAGARERGGVVVLDVRRDREREADGFVDGSVHIPVHELPRRTGEVPDGVVWVHCAGGARAAIAASLLDAAGRDVVAVDDGFGAAADAGLRLRRPADAR from the coding sequence GTGTTCTTCGTCGACACACTGGAGCTGGAAGGCCTCGGCAACCGCAGCTATCTGGCCGGTGGGGCCGGGGGCGCGGTGGTGGTGGACCCTCCCCGCGACGTCGACCGGGTCATCGCAGCGGCGGCCCGGCGCGGGGTGCGCATCGCCCTCGTGGCCGAGACCCATGTGCACAACGACTACATCACCGGCGGTCTGGAGCTCGCCCGCCTGACCGGGGCCCGCTACCTGGTGCCGGCCGCGGCCACGGTCGCGTACGCCCGCGTCCCGGTCGCCGACGGCGACACCTTCCCCGTGGACGAGGGCCTGGTGCTGCGGGCGATCGCCACCCCCGGTCACACCCCGCACCACACCTCGTACGTCCTGGAGGACGGCGGCCGTGCGGGCGCGGCGTTCACCGGCGGGTCGCTGCTGATCGGCACCGTGGGCCGGCCCGACCTGGTGGAGCCGCGGCTGACCGAGCGGCTGGCGCGCGCCCAGCACGCCTCCGCCCACCGCCTCGCCGACGAGCTGGACGACGACGTCCCGGTGCACCCCACGCACGGGTTCGGCAGCTTCTGCTCCTCGGCGCAGTCCGAGGGGGACGCGACGACGATCGGCAGGGAGCGCCGGCACAACGACGCGCTCACCCGGGACGTGGACGCCTTCGTCGCCGATCTGCTCGCCGGACTGGACGACGTCCCCGCCTACTACGCGCACATGGGCCCCGCGAACGCCGCCGGACCTGCGCCCGTCGACCTCACCCCGCCGCGGCCCGCCGACGCCGAGGAGATCGCCGCCCGGCTGGCCGCCGGGGAGTGGGTGGTGGACCTGCGCAACCGGGTCGCCTTCGCCGAGGGCCATGTGGCCGGGGCGTTCAACTTCGAGGGCGAGGAGAAGCTGGCCACGTACCTGGCCTGGCTGGTCCCCTGGGGCAAGCCCGTGACGCTGCTGGCAGAGACCTCCGGGCAGGTCGCCGACGCGCAGCGGGAGCTGGCACGGGTCGGCATCGACCGTCCGGCCGCCGCCGCCACGGGCGATCCGGCCGCCTGGGTGCGGGAGGGCGAGCGGCTCGCCTCCTTCCCCCGCGCCCGTTTCGCCGACCTCGCCGGCGCGCGGGAGCGCGGCGGCGTCGTCGTGCTGGACGTCCGGCGCGACCGCGAGCGCGAGGCGGACGGCTTCGTCGACGGCTCGGTCCACATACCGGTCCACGAACTGCCCCGGCGCACCGGTGAGGTGCCGGACGGGGTGGTGTGGGTGCACTGCGCCGGCGGGGCGCGGGCCGCGATCGCCGCCTCCCTGCTCGACGCCGCGGGGCGGGACGTGGTCGCCGTCGACGACGGTTTCGGCGCCGCCGCCGACGCGGGCCTGCGCCTGCGCCGGCCCGCGGACGCCCGCTGA
- a CDS encoding rhodanese-like domain-containing protein — MFTLFRRGSGRLTPRQAHEQAGEGRSVLLDVREAAEWAAGHAPGALHLPLSRLQEGAALPEAARGRPVVAICRSGNRSRTAARLLAARGLEATDVEGGMIAWAREGLPVAGGRGGSGVVR; from the coding sequence ATGTTCACGCTCTTCCGCCGCGGATCCGGCCGCCTCACGCCTCGCCAGGCCCACGAACAGGCCGGTGAAGGGCGGTCCGTGCTGCTCGACGTCCGCGAGGCGGCGGAGTGGGCGGCCGGGCACGCGCCCGGCGCGCTGCACCTGCCGCTGAGCCGCCTCCAGGAGGGGGCCGCGCTGCCCGAGGCCGCGCGGGGCCGGCCGGTGGTGGCGATCTGCCGCTCCGGCAACCGGTCGCGTACGGCCGCCCGCCTCCTCGCCGCGCGCGGCCTCGAGGCCACGGACGTCGAGGGCGGCATGATCGCCTGGGCGCGCGAGGGCCTGCCGGTCGCCGGGGGGCGCGGCGGCAGCGGTGTCGTCCGTTGA